The Parus major isolate Abel chromosome 5, Parus_major1.1, whole genome shotgun sequence genome contains a region encoding:
- the LRRC4C gene encoding leucine-rich repeat-containing protein 4C, with product MLNKMTLHPQQIMIGPRFNRALFDPLLVVLLALQLLVVAGLVRAQTCPSVCSCSNQFSKVICVRKNLRDVPDGISTNTRLLNLHENQIQIIKVNSFKHLRHLEILQLSRNHIRTIEIGAFNGLANLNTLELFDNRLTTIPNGAFVYLSKLKELWLRNNPIESIPSYAFNRIPSLRRLDLGELKRLSYISEGAFEGLSNLRYLNLAMCNLREIPNLTPLVKLDELDLSGNHLTAIRPGSFQGLMHLQKLWMIQSQIQVIERNAFDNLQSLVEINLAHNNLTLLPHDLFTPLRLERIHLHHNPWNCNCDILWLSWWIKDKAPSNTACCARCHTPPSLKGRYIGELDLNYFTCYAPVIVEPPADLNVTEGMAAEMKCRASTSLTSVSWITPNGSVMTHGAYRVRIAVLSDGTLNFTKVTVQDTGLYTCMVSNSVGNTTASATLNVTALDNPGYTYFSTVTVETVEPSQDEAQTTEQVGPTPVTNWETINMTTSLTPQSTRSTEKTFTIPVTDTNNGIPGIDEVMKTTKIIIGCFVAITLMAAVMLVIFYKMRKQHHRQNHHAPTRTVEIINVDDELTGDTPIESHLPMPAIEHEHLNHYNSYKSPFNHTTTVNTINSIHSSVHEPLLIRMNSKDNVQETQI from the coding sequence ATGTTGAACAAGATGACCTTACATCCACAGCAGATAATGATAGGTCCTAGGTTTAACAGGGCCCTATTTGACCCCCTGCTTGTAGTGCTGTTGGCTCTTCAGCTTCTTGTGGTGGCTGGTTTAGTGAGGGCTCAAACTTGCCCTTCTGTCTGCTCCTGCAGCAACCAGTTCAGTAAAGTGATCTGTGTACGGAAAAACCTTAGAGACGTGCCAGACGGCATCTCCACCAACACCCGGCTACTCAATCTCCATGAGAACCAGATCCAAATCATTAAAGTTAATAGCTTCAAGCATCTGAGGCACCTAGaaatcctgcagctcagcaggaatCACATCAGAACAATTGAAATAGGGGCTTTCAATGGTCTGGCCAATCTCAACACTTTGGAACTCTTTGACAATCGTCTGACCACTATCCCAAATGGGGCTTTTGTATACCTGTCAAAACTGAAGGAACTGTGGTTGAGAAACAACCCCATTGAGAGCATCCCTTCTTATGCTTTTAACAGAATCCCTTCTCTCCGGAGGTTGGATCTGGGGGAGTTGAAAAGGCTTTCGTACATCTCAGAAGGTGCCTTTGAAGGTCTGTCCAACTTGAGGTATTTGAACCTTGCCATGTGCAATCTTCGAGAGATTCCTAACCTTACTCCGCTTGTAAAACTGGATGAGTTAGATCTTTCTGGGAATCACCTGACTGCCATCCGGCCAGGTTCTTTCCAAGGGTTAATGCATCTTCAGAAATTGTGGATGATACAGTCCCAGATTCAAGTGATAGAAAGGAATGCTTTTGATAACCTTCAGTCACTTGTAGAGATCAACCTGGCACACAACAATCTAACACTTCTGCCTCATGACCTGTTCACACCACTCCGCCTAGAAAGGATCCACTTGCATCACAATCCTTGGAACTGCAACTGTGATATCCTTTGGCTCAGCTGGTGGATTAAAGACAAGGCACCCTCGAATACTGCATGCTGTGCACGTTGCCACACGCCTCCCAGTTTAAAAGGAAGGTACATTGGTGAGCTGGACCTGAATTACTTCACATGTTATGCTCCAGTCATAGTGGAGCCACCAGCAGACCTCAACGTCACAGAAGGCATGGCTGCAGAGATGAAATGCCGGGCATCGACCTCCCTGACCTCCGTATCTTGGATTACTCCAAATGGATCTGTAATGACGCATGGGGCATACAGAGTTCGGATTGCTGTGCTCAGCGATGGCACATTAAATTTTACAAAGGTAACTGTGCAAGACACGGGTTTGTACACATGCATGGTGAGTAACTCTGTTGGGAATACCACGGCTTCTGCCACGCTAAATGTCACCGCCCTGGATAACCCTGGTTACACGTACTTTTCAACCGTCACGGTAGAGACTGTGGAACCTTCTCAGGATGAGGCACAGACCACAGAGCAGGTTGGGCCCACGCCAGTTACCAACTGGGAAACCATTAACATGACAACCTCACTCACTCCACAGAGCACAAGatcaacagaaaaaacattcaCCATTCCTGTGACGGACACAAACAACGGGATCCCAGGAATAGATGAGGTTATGAAGACTACCAAAATCATAATTGGTTGTTTTGTGGCTATCACTCTTATGGCTGCTGTGATGCTGGTAATTTTCTACAAAATGAGGAAACAGCATCACCGGCAGAACCATCATGCTCCAACACGGACTGTAGAGATCATTAATGTGGATGATGAGCTTACAGGTGACACACCCATAGAGAGTCATTTGCCCATGCCAGCAATAGAGCATGAGCACTTAAATCACTATAACTCTTATAAATCTCCTTTCAACCACACAACAACAGTTAACACAATAAATTCAATACACAGTTCAGTGCATGAACCGTTATTGATCCGAATGAACTCGAAAGACAATGTTCAAGAGACTCAAATCTAA